AGCAGGTGAAAAAGTGAAAAGAATTCACGCCTGCGGCAAGGCAAGACGTTTCGCTCGCTCCCCTTCTCCGCTACTTCGAGGCACGGATGCTAGGTCTGATTCATGTGGTTGACGTCAAGGGCTTGTGGCTGCTGGCAGTCATCTATTTGTTAAGCGCCAGCTGGGTGATGTTGGCGCGGAAGCGTCGTTTCGCTGGTTGGATTGCAACGGCGTGTCGCTGCGGGGCGGTCGCCTCGATGTTGGTCGTCTGTGGGCTGGCGGTGCTGCAGATTTCGATCAATTGCCCCTATTGGATTTGCAGCGCGAGCGTGCTGTCGCTGTTGGTCGTCGGCTGCGTGTTTGATGGGCAGGGATCGCGGGGTAGTTACCAGGCGATTTAGGTTGCTGGCGCTAGCGGTTGCCAGCGTAGGTTGGGGGCAGCGGAGCGCTGGCCCAACAATGCGGTTGCAAGGTGCTCGGGGGCCCGCACTAGCTGCCGGTTGAAAAATGTCCTCGTGGCATTATTCAACCTCGCCAGGCTTCGAGAATGGGCGCCTCTGAGGTCGGTTCTGAACGCTGGATGGCTCTTACTTTCGGCATGATTGCCAAAACCGGAAAAATTTCTACCTTTCGAGCCTCCGATTTGCCGAAGTGATTGCTAGAAGTCTATCGGTATTGCCTTTGCCCTTGGTGCGAAGCGGTCTGATCGGCTTTGGTCAAGAGACTCATTTGCTTCGTCCCTGCAGCAATTTAATGGGGGCGGAATCATCAGATAGGTCGCACTGCAACCAGGAGGCGATGATGCGATTTACGTGGATTGGGAGCGCCAGCACGTTCCTGTTACTTGCGCTGCCGATGTTCGCATTGGCTCAGGCGCCGGGTCAGCAAACGCCGGTGGGCGTGCCGATTTCGGCGGGTCCGGCCGCGATGCAGCAACCGGTTGGAGCTGGCGTGCCGCTGGGTCAGCCGATTCAACAGGTCGGTTATCAGCAAGCCTGCCCGACGTGCCCTCCGGGTTACGGCGGCGGTCACCATGGCCACATGATGCGCGGCACGGGCAACCCGGGCTTTGCGAATCCGGGCATGGGCGGAGGCCCGGGCTATCCGGGTTTTGGCGTGGATCAATACCCGAAGCAGCGTGCCCCGACGGTCTATCCCTATATCGGCCCGCACTATCCGTACCCGCAGATTCCGCTGGGCTGGAAGAACGTGACGCTGGAATGGGATGACGGCCACTGGTGGCTCGACTTCCATCGTCGTCGCTCGACCCACCACTAATTAATTGGCTTGTGGGTAAGTGGGTAAACCTGGGAGCCTCGTCCGATGATGAGGTTCTTTTGTTGCGCAGGGAACGATTTTGACGTCCTTTGTGTCCTCAAAATCGAAAAAATAGTGCCACAACGACGTCGGACTTGCCGACAACTATTGACAGTTATGCCGCTTCCGCGGTGCGTGGTGAACGCAAGCGACGCAGCATGAGAGCAGCAAACGTCTTCGCCAGTCGACTTTTGCAAGTTGACGTTTCCCAGCCCGCAACGGGGAATCAAGGCGGACGTCATTCACTCGGATCGCTTACGGATATATTCTCAGGAGGGGGAATTATGCGACGGTTTTGGAAAGTAGCGTTACTCGCGGCGATCACGCTCGCCCCGGCTAGCGTCTTGAACGCCGACGACGCGGACATCTCGCGTCAGATCGTCGAGCAACTGAACATGAAGAAGGCGGAAGGCAGCCTGAAGGGCTTCAACATCGGCCTGAGCGTCGAAAACGGCGTCGTCTGGCTGGAAGGGCATGTCTCGGACCAGTCGCAGCACGACCTGGCGATCGACATTGCCCGCCGCATCAGCGGTGTGGAGCAAGTGGTGGACGGCGTGTCGATCAATCGACCGGAGCAGCCGGCCATTCAAGGCGTGTTGGTTTCAGCCAACGAAACGCTGAACGCCCCGACGCCGGCAACGCCGCCGCGTGATCTGCAGGCCGCGCCAATGTACGCCGACTTGCCGCGAGCCTCGGCTGGCGCTCCGCTGGCGCCGCAAGGTCTGCGTCCGGTTCCGGCCGCCGTGCCGCAAACGGCGATGGCCCCGGCTGCCGCGATGCCGACCTACTCGCAGCCGGAAGCGGCTCGCCCGCAGGGGCAGATGCCGCGTGCTTTCGCCCCGGCCGGAACGCAAGACTTCCGCTACGCCTCGGCCCGCATGCAACAGCCGCCGGCCGCAATGCAGCCGCCTGCTTACTATCCGACCGCCCAGGGTTACGCGACGCCGGTGCGTTACGACAACCCGACGCTGCCGGGCTACGCTTGGCCAGCTTACGCGGCCTACCCGAACTACGCCGCGTTGCAGTACCCGAAACAGTACTCGCCGGCTGCCTGGCCTTACATTGGCCCGTTCTACCCGTACCCGCAAGTTCCGCTCGGCTGGCGTAAGGTCACCATGGAATGGAACAAGGGCTGGTGGACGGTCGATTTCAAGGCTCGCCGTCACGGCCGCTGGTAATCGGCACGAAACGTAAGAGATACCGTCACCGAAAGCGAGTAGCCGTTTAGCCAGGGCGAAAGCTGGATGGCGATCCGAACCCCTGAAAGTTTGCTGCCTTTCAGGGGTTTTTTATGCGCGGAGGGCAATTTTTGGGCCCTCCTTTCAGGAAATTGCCTTGCGACCGGAAAAGGCCGCAAGTTTGTTACAGCTTCACACGATAGATAGTAATAGCAGCAAATGCCGCGCTTTAGTGCGGCGACCTAATGGATTGGGCTTCGCCCGCAAGAAAGCGCCCTGGCAAAACTGAGAGGTTGATCCATGTACCGTTTAAGCCTTCGTACCGCCCTTGGCTTGGCGATCGCGGCCGGCTCGCTGATGACCAGCGTCGGCTGTACGACTCAAGGCCCGTATCTGGGCCCGTTTTTTATGCCGTATCCGGTTTCGCCTTACTTCCAAGAACAGAAGGAAGACGAATTTCTGGAACACGAACGTTATGGCCGCGTGCCGATTCTGCCGCCGATTCCGCCGGGCGGTCCGCACGTCGCGCTGGACCCGCCGAGCGACGACGAAGTGATTCGCGCTCTGGAACGAGCTCGCCCGGTTGAGGGTGGCATGCCGTTCCTGCACGAGACGAACCGCAACAACGTCCGCATCAAGAAGGAAAAGATCGCCGACTACGTCGATCCGCCCCGCGTGATGCCGCTGGTTGGCCCGGTTCAGTTGCACCATGCTCACTACAAGTGCACGGTCAACTACACCGAAGTCAAGCGAATCGGTTGGCCCTTCCCGCACACCCTGGTTGACGAGGAAACGGTTGAAGTGGTCTACATCGACCACAACCACCTGCACCGCGTCGGCAATCCGTACGAAGGCGCCGCGGGCAGCTGCCCGACCTGCCCTCCGGGTCACTAAGACCAGCAACTGGCTATGTCAAACTAGGAAAAGCCGCGTCCGCCAGGGCGCGGCTTTTTTATGCGCCTGTCGCGCCGCCGCCGTTTGCGATTACGATAGAGCCTTATGAACCCGCCAGCCCCCAACTCGCCAAAGATCGACCCCATCACCGGACGGCGAATGGTGGTGCGCACGCAGACGGCCTTGCCCGAGAATCTGCCGAGCTTTGGGGTGGCGATTCTGGAGAGCCACCACGCCCCCGGCTTTGTGATGGAGTGGCGATCGCATCCTTTTATCAAGGTGCAGTACGTGCTGGCCGGGCGGGGGCAGATTCATATCGGCAACGACAGCCACCAGGTGGCCGCACGCGACATCGTGATCGTGCCGGCCGAGCGCAGCAATCGGATCGAGGATGACCCCGGCTCGCCGATGTCGCTCTATATCCTGTGCATCGACAAGCGGCTGCTCAGCTTCGACCCGCAGGTGACGTCGGTGCTGCCGCATGGCAAGCAGACGTGTCAGCTTCACTTCTCGCAGCGGATCGAACGGCGATTGCGGCGGCTCTTGTATCAACAGTGGCAAGCCGACCCGACGACGTCGCTGGCGATGGTCGCCAACGCGCTAGAGGTGCTGGCCCTGCTGACGTCGGAGTCGATCCCCACCAGCCAGACCAGCGGCGATCTGAGCTTGGAGCCGGACGTCGACGAGGTCGCGGCCTACGTGCGGCATCTTGACTCTTACTTCTTTGAGGCGAGCACGATTGACGACGTGGTGAAAGAACTCGGCATGCCGCGGCGCCGCTTCACCCACATCTTCCGCCGCCTGACCGGGCAGACGTGGCTGAACTATGTACAGCGGAAACGCGTCGACCATGCCTGTCAGTTGCTGGAAGAGTCGGACCGCACGATCGCGTCAATCGCGTTCGAGTGCGGCTTCGGCGAATTGTCGACCTTCTATCGGGCCTTTCGCAAGATCCGCGGCGTGACTCCCAAGGCGTGGCGGAAGTCTCACTGCGAATAGGCGGCCAGTTGCTCTTAACTGCGTGTTGAAAAATGCCATCGTGGCATTTTTCAACCTCGCCAGGTTCAGAGCATAGCTCTTCGCGGCTCGCAAAATGACGACTTACGTCGTTATTTTGGGATCGCATCCGTGCGATCACGCAGTCCGTCGAGAAAATCAACGGACTGTTAAACGGCCATCTCGGCGACATCCCTGCCAAGTCGCCTGCGTGAACGCAGCGTTTGCCGGGTATTGTGCAGCGCCCCACGAAGCGTTTTGGACGCAGATCCCGCCAGTTTGTTCGACATCCAATTTTTCTTGTCCAAAATGAGGCGGGAAGGCACTATGTACGTAGGAGACCAGAAGATCAGTGACTGATTCAGCAAATCCAGGGCGATCGCGGCAGCCAGCCGACGGGGGACAAGACGCCGAGTTCGTCCGGCTGTTTGGTCAGTACCAGCATCAAATTTACATCTATTTGATGAGTCTCCTGCATGACGAAAGCTCGGCGGATGACCTGTTTCAAGAGACGATGCTTGTCCTATGGCGTGAATTTGATCAGTACCAGCCGGGGACCAATTTCATGGCCTGGTCCTGCACCGTCGCGTTGAATCGCGTCCGAGCCTGGCGAAAAAAACGCCAGAACGAGCGGCTGCAGTTTTCTGACGAGTTCCTGGAAGTGCTCAGCGGCGAACTCGATAACCGACAAGACGACTTACAGCAGCGTCAGAAGGCGCTATTCGATTGCATCGCCAAGCTGCCGGAACATCATCGCCAGCTGATCGCGTATCGCTACTCGGCCGGTCACGCGATCGAAGAGATCGCCCAGCGGACGCAAAAGTCGGTCGACGCGGTCTATCGCGTGCTGAGTCGAATCCGTCAAACGCTGCGCGATTGCGCTTCGCAACATACCGCACTTGAGGAAGCGTAAATGACCACCCATCAGAACCTCCGGGAATTTCGCGAACTGTGCGATACGTCGATCGAGAACCGAGCGACGCCCGAGCAGCTTGCGCGGCTCGAGAAGTTGTTTCTGGAATCGCCCGAGTTGCGGCGCGAATTCGTCGAGATGACCCACTTGCATGCCTGCCTGACGTCGGTGGGGCGCGATGGGGGCTGGAGCCAGACGCTGGCAGCGGCAAAAGAGCAGGCCGACGTTCACCGCGGACAGCGCGCTGCGCGGTCTCCCATTTTCGCTGGACCAGCGGCGCTCGGCGGCTGGGCCGCCGCCCTGGCGCTGGGCGTGATGTTTTTCTTCCTGTTCGTCGGAAAGGACGCGGCGCCGCCGGAAGCCTTTGCGACGATCGCCTCGACCCCGGTTACGCGATGGGAGTGGGCGAGTTTGCCGACGGTCGACCAATCGCGAGTCGCCGCCGGACGCGTGCTGCTGGCCGAAGGGATGTCGACCTTCGAGTTTGACAATGGCGCCGTGATCGAGTTGGAGGGGCCTGCCGATTTTGAGTTGATCGATGCGATGCACTGTCGTTTGTACTACGGCAAAATCGTTGCGAGAATGTCGCGTCCCGAGTTGAAGGGGTTCTCGATTGACACGCCGGATGCGGTCTTGGTTGATCAAGGGACGAGCTTTGGCGTTGACGTTTCGCCCCACGGAGAGGCGATGCTCCAAGTCTTTGAAGGGCTTGTCGATGTGAAGCACAACCTCAGTGGAGAGCAAGTCTCGGTTCGCGGGCAAAACGCGGTTTCCATCTCCGGCGACCAGTTGTCGCAGGTTTTCGATCTTGCCGACGCGTTCCGCCGTGGCCTGAAAACTTCGCTCGGTCCGCAAGCCGCCGTTCAAATATCGACCGCCGTGGGGGCGGGAGGAGATCATTGGATCATTCGCGACGAAGAGTATCGCGAGGGGCCCGAGGATCTGTTGATGATCAAGTTCGCCAAGTCCGGCTACAGCCAATACGACCGGAAAATCTACCTGCGTTTCGATCTTCACGGTCTTCCGCTTGATCAAATGACGGGCGCGTCGCTGACGTTAACCGCAGCGGCGACCAACATGGGTTACGCGTCGCGTATGCCCGACTGCACCTTCGAGGTATACGCCCTGTTGGATGACAAACAGGACCAGTGGGACCTGCAGGCGACGACCTGGGACAACGCCCCCGCAAACGTCGAAGCAGCAAATGCCGTTGCGGCCGAGTCGACCAAGCTGGTCGGCTCGTTTTCGCTTCCCCAAGGACAAAAGACGGGCTCGGTCGTTATCGATTTGCCCGAGATGCTTGACGTGATCGATCGCGATCAGAATCGTCTGTTGACGCTGATCATCGTTCCAAAAACGGGCGAAAGCGCGTCCGGCGCACTCGTTCATGGATTCGCTGGGCGGACCCATTCCACGTTGCCGCCCCCTACGCTTCGCCTGTTTACTAACTAGTTGACCTCTTTTCTGTGCGCCCCAACCCCGCTACCTACCTTCCACCCCCGACTACGACCATCATGAGATATCGACTCTTTCTCGTTCCGCTACTGCTGCTCGTTTGCCACTTTGCCGACGCCGCCCAGCCAGCCGCCGCGGCCGAACAGCCGCAGCAACAGGCGGCGACTTCGCGTAAGCCGTACCGTCAGATCAGCGGCATCTATCCTCATCTCGCCTATTGGAATACGCATGGCGAGTGCGGCACCGGCGCCGTCGTGCCGTGGGCCGGCAAGTTGCGTGTGATCACCTACGCACCGCACCAGCCCAATGGCTCGACCGACCAACTCTATTCGATCAACGAGGATCTCGACGTCGAAGCTTTCGCCGGCAGCGTCGGCGGAACGCCCGCCAATCGCATGATTCACCAAGAATCGAATCAACTGCTGATCGGCCCTTACGTGATTGATCAGGCCGGCGAAATTCGGGTCATTTCGCCGGCCAAGATGCCGGGCCGCTTGACCGGCAACGCGCGGCATCTTTCGGACCCCGCCAACAAGGCGTACTACGCCACGATGGAAGAAGGCTTCTACGAAGTCGACGTCCACACGCTGGAAGTGACCGAACTTTACGCGGACAGCCAATCGCAAAATGCGAAGAGCGAGCAGAGAGTCGCCGGTTTGCCAGGCTACCATGGCAAGGGACTTTACTCGGGTCAGGGACGCTTGATCTACGCCAACAACGGCGAGACCTCGGCCGAAGCGAAGAAGCGCCCCGACGTGCCGTCCGGCTGTCTGGCCGAGTGGGATGGTCAAACCTGGAACGTGATCCGCCGCAATCAATTTACCGACGTCCGCGGCCCGGGCGACCTGACCGGCAACGCCGATCCGGCCAACGACCCGATCTGGGCGATTGGTTGGGATCATCGCTCGCTGATGTTGATGCTGCTGGATCAGGGCGAGTGGTCGACCTACCGACTGCCGAAAGCGTCGCACTGCTACGACGGCGCCCATGGTTGGAATACCGAATGGCCGCGGATTCATGACATCGGCGAAGAGGACTTCGTGATGACGATGCATGGCATGTTCTGGCGGTTTCCCAAGACGTTTACCCGCGAAAACTCGGCCGGCATCAAGCCGCGATCGAGCTACTTGAAGGTGATCGGCGACTATTGCCGCTGGAAGGATCAGTTGGTCTTCGGCTGCGACGACACCGCCCAGAAAGAGTTCCTCAACACCCGCCGGGCCAAAGGAAAAATCGCTGGGCCGGGGCAATCGCATTCGAACCTGTGGTTCGCTTCGCCAGAGATTTTGGATCAGTTGGGCGCCCCGCTTGGACGTGGCGCCATTTGGACCAAGGACGCGGTAAAAGCGGGCGCGCCGTCCGATCCTTACTTGTTTTCCGGCTTCGAGCGACGCACCGTTTGCCTGACGCATGACGGCAAAACGCCGGTTCGATTCCGCTTTGAGGTCGACCAGCAAGGGAATGACCAGTGGTCGGAGCTGGCGGAAGTCGTCGTGCCGCCGGGCGAATCGGTCTGGCATACCTTCTCGGCGAGCGACCCCGGCGTCTGGATCCGAATTGCGGCCGATCAAGATTGTCAGCAGGCCTCGGCCCAGTTCCACTACGCCAACCAGGATCGTCGCGACGCAAACGCCGCGTCGATCTTCGCCGGGCTGCGAACCGCCGCGTCAAGCGACTACTCCCAAGGCCTGGTGCGGGTGCGCGGCGACAAGCTGCAAACGCTCGCCTTTGCCGCAACGCAAGTAGTTGACGGCAAGCCGGTTCATACCGGCTTCTACGAACTGGATGAAGAGCTGAACCTGACCGATTCGCACGATCCGACCGCCTTCGAGTGGATGGAAGCCAACGTGGCGATTCCCCAAGACGCGATTGCCGTCGACCAGGCGTCGGTTCTGTACGTCGACGATGAAGGTAAACGGTGGCGCTTGCCGAAGCATCCGGCCGCCCAGGTGCGCGATCAAGACTTGGGTCCGGTTCGCGTTGCCCGCGAAGTGGCGACCGAACGCGACCTGTTCAACTGCGGCGGGACCTTCTACGAACTGCCGGCCCGCAACGCCGGCGGGATCGCCAAGGTGCGGCCGATTTGTACGCATGACTACGCGGTGCATGACTTTTGCAGCTATCGCGGCCTGATGATCTTCAGCGGAGTCGAGGCGACCGCCGAGCCTGGCGAACACCTCCTCGTTTCGGAGGATGGCAAAGTCGCCTTGTGGGCCGGGGCGATCGACGATCTTTGGAAGCTTGGCAAGCCGGCTGGCGTGGGCGGGCCCTGGAAGCAGTCGCAGGTCAAAGCGAATGTCCCTTCCGATCCCTACCTGATGACTGGTTACGACCAGAAGCGGCTGACGCTGGCGAGCGACGCCGACACGACGATTACGATCGAAGTGGACGTCACCGGAACCGGCGATTGGCGCCAGTACAAGGCGATCGAAGCGAAGGGGGACGAGACGGTTAGCTTTGATTTTCCCGCCGAGTTCCAGGCCTACTGGGTTCGCCTGGCTTCTTCGGAAGACGCCCAGGTGACCGGCCAGTTCGTCTATCAGTAACCGGCCGAAGCGGTAATCCGAACTTCAGGCGGCCAGTAAGTCTTGCTGGCCGCCTCTCTTTTTGGGCCATCGGTTGCAAATTGTGCATCAAAACCTTGCGCCACGTCTTGGTATGAGCTGTTATACGCATAAATGCGTTTGACAAATCGGTTCATGCGAAAAGCCCCTGATTCTTAAGGGCGCCAAAACGGGGCTTATAACGCATGCCCTATGACGCTGCGACATTTTGTCGCATTGGCGAATTGCCAGTTCCGGACAATACTCTGGAAGATCGCGATGCTTTTGAGTGCAGCTCCTTCGCGATCCGATTCCTTCCCGCCTCTCTTCCCTTCCTGACCGACGCACCGAGGCAGCCACTATGGACTTTCCGATCTTTCACTTGGACGGCATGGGCAATCGCATGCTGATCGCGATCATTGCGATCATCCATGTCATGATCAATCACCCGCTGGCGGTCGGCATTTATCCGCTGATCACGCTGCTCGAATGGCGCGGCAAGAAGCAGAACAACGAAGAGCTTGATCAATTCGCCAAGCGGATCACCTTCGTCGTCTTCCTGATCACCACTTCGCTGGGCGCACTGACGGGCGTCGGCATCTGGCTCTCGACCTCGCTGGTCGCCCCGTTTGCGATCGGCAGCTTGATTCGCGTCTTCTTCTGGGGCTGGTTCGCCGAGTGGCTGGTCTTCATCACCGAGGTCATCCTGATTCTGATCTACTACATGACCTGGGATCGCTGGAAGGAAGGCCGGGCCAAGTCGTGGCATATCGGCGTTGGCGTGACCCTCTCGATCATGTCGTGGGCGACGATGGCGATCATCGTGGCGATTCTCGGGTTCATGATGTCGATCGGCGCCTGGAAAGAAGGCTCGAGCCTTCTGACCGCCGTCTTCAATCCGATTTACCTGCCGCAGTTGGCCTTCCGCACCACGTTGGCCTTGGCCACGGCGGGGCTGTTCACCTGGTTTTTGATCGGCTTGATTCCGAAGTCGCAGCAGGAGCTGCGTCTGCAGATGACGCGGCTGGTCTCGGGCTGGACGTTGTTCTGGCTGCCGTTTTGGGGCTTGGCTTCGTGGTGGTATATGTCGGTGGTGCCGGAGGCGATGAAGGGATTGATTCCGCTCGGCATGATGACGCAGAAGTTCATCACCTGGCAGCATGCGATGCTATGGGCCAGCGTCGGCGTGATCAGCTTTATCGCGGTTGTGGCGGCTGCGGGACTGTTCA
The genomic region above belongs to Blastopirellula retiformator and contains:
- a CDS encoding BON domain-containing protein, with the protein product MRRFWKVALLAAITLAPASVLNADDADISRQIVEQLNMKKAEGSLKGFNIGLSVENGVVWLEGHVSDQSQHDLAIDIARRISGVEQVVDGVSINRPEQPAIQGVLVSANETLNAPTPATPPRDLQAAPMYADLPRASAGAPLAPQGLRPVPAAVPQTAMAPAAAMPTYSQPEAARPQGQMPRAFAPAGTQDFRYASARMQQPPAAMQPPAYYPTAQGYATPVRYDNPTLPGYAWPAYAAYPNYAALQYPKQYSPAAWPYIGPFYPYPQVPLGWRKVTMEWNKGWWTVDFKARRHGRW
- a CDS encoding helix-turn-helix domain-containing protein, with protein sequence MNPPAPNSPKIDPITGRRMVVRTQTALPENLPSFGVAILESHHAPGFVMEWRSHPFIKVQYVLAGRGQIHIGNDSHQVAARDIVIVPAERSNRIEDDPGSPMSLYILCIDKRLLSFDPQVTSVLPHGKQTCQLHFSQRIERRLRRLLYQQWQADPTTSLAMVANALEVLALLTSESIPTSQTSGDLSLEPDVDEVAAYVRHLDSYFFEASTIDDVVKELGMPRRRFTHIFRRLTGQTWLNYVQRKRVDHACQLLEESDRTIASIAFECGFGELSTFYRAFRKIRGVTPKAWRKSHCE
- a CDS encoding sigma-70 family RNA polymerase sigma factor, giving the protein MTDSANPGRSRQPADGGQDAEFVRLFGQYQHQIYIYLMSLLHDESSADDLFQETMLVLWREFDQYQPGTNFMAWSCTVALNRVRAWRKKRQNERLQFSDEFLEVLSGELDNRQDDLQQRQKALFDCIAKLPEHHRQLIAYRYSAGHAIEEIAQRTQKSVDAVYRVLSRIRQTLRDCASQHTALEEA
- a CDS encoding CBM96 family carbohydrate-binding protein produces the protein MTTHQNLREFRELCDTSIENRATPEQLARLEKLFLESPELRREFVEMTHLHACLTSVGRDGGWSQTLAAAKEQADVHRGQRAARSPIFAGPAALGGWAAALALGVMFFFLFVGKDAAPPEAFATIASTPVTRWEWASLPTVDQSRVAAGRVLLAEGMSTFEFDNGAVIELEGPADFELIDAMHCRLYYGKIVARMSRPELKGFSIDTPDAVLVDQGTSFGVDVSPHGEAMLQVFEGLVDVKHNLSGEQVSVRGQNAVSISGDQLSQVFDLADAFRRGLKTSLGPQAAVQISTAVGAGGDHWIIRDEEYREGPEDLLMIKFAKSGYSQYDRKIYLRFDLHGLPLDQMTGASLTLTAAATNMGYASRMPDCTFEVYALLDDKQDQWDLQATTWDNAPANVEAANAVAAESTKLVGSFSLPQGQKTGSVVIDLPEMLDVIDRDQNRLLTLIIVPKTGESASGALVHGFAGRTHSTLPPPTLRLFTN
- a CDS encoding c-type cytochrome encodes the protein MDFPIFHLDGMGNRMLIAIIAIIHVMINHPLAVGIYPLITLLEWRGKKQNNEELDQFAKRITFVVFLITTSLGALTGVGIWLSTSLVAPFAIGSLIRVFFWGWFAEWLVFITEVILILIYYMTWDRWKEGRAKSWHIGVGVTLSIMSWATMAIIVAILGFMMSIGAWKEGSSLLTAVFNPIYLPQLAFRTTLALATAGLFTWFLIGLIPKSQQELRLQMTRLVSGWTLFWLPFWGLASWWYMSVVPEAMKGLIPLGMMTQKFITWQHAMLWASVGVISFIAVVAAAGLFKPKWVPRVALLAPFFLGIALLGHFERVREFIRKPYVIAGFMYSNGVRVDEVEFYRQNGILPYSTYSSVTKVTDDNKLVAGKDLFVISCSRCHTTAGMNGIDAKLTKLYGEQWDEAQMTAFVRGMHLSHPYMPPFPGTEQEAAALVAYLVDLHENPAVIEGAQEVGIPHPIGVAKPDQPTGRLDDGNVAAALPEILKQAERTLD